A segment of the Alkalinema sp. FACHB-956 genome:
GATCATTCACACCGGGTATCACCACCACATTGAGCTTGAGGGGATTAAAGCCCACACGATAGGCGGCTTGGATGCCATCCCAGACCGCAGACCAGCGCGATGGCCCCCGGTTGCCAATAATGCGATCGAAAATGTCCGGCTCCAAGGAATCCAGACTGATATTGAGCCGTCGCAATCCAGCATCATATAAATCCTGGGCTTTTGCCGCCAGGAGAAACCCATTGGTGGTCATGGACAAGTCCTGGGTTTCCGGCCATTGGGCGATCGATCGGACTAGCTCCACGACCTGTGGATGAATCAGCGGCTCACCCCCCGTCAAGCGAAACCGCGTAAACCCTAGGGGGAGAAAAACCCCGCGCAACAGGATGAGCAATTCCGCTGGAGTGAGGAGCTGAGGTGAGGGCGCGTACTGAATATCTGCGTCCTCTGGCATACAGTAGGTACAGCGAAAGTTGCACCGATCGACAAGACTAATCCGCAGATAATCGATCCGATTCATAACCATCCCAGGCCAAGCGACTCTGTGCCAATTGTTAAACTTGATCTCACCTTAACGCTAAGCTGTGGCATCTTGCTTAGATTAAACATCAACCTCGTTCTCCCTTGGCTGCTCGATCGCGTCTATGAATCCTACTGACTTAGCCTTCACTTCTGCGCTGGAACAAGCTCGGTTAATTCGAGAAAAGGTCATCTCCCCCCTGGAACTGACCCAACTCTATCTCGATCGCATTGAACGGTTAGATCCCCAACTGGGGGCTTTTTTCCATGTAGCGGCGGAACAAGCCTTGCAGGATGCCCAGGCCAAAACCGAACAGATCACCCAGTGCAGCGCCGATTTACCGCCCTTTTTCGGCGTCCCCACCGGCATTAAGGATCTCAATTCCGTGAAAGATATGCCCTGTTGCTACGGCGTCAGACTGTTGCGCAACCGCATCGCCGCCCAGGATGATTTGGTGACGACCAAGATGAAGCAAGCCGGGTTTGTGATTCTGGGGAAAACCTCCACATCCCAACTGGGTGCACTGCCCTACGTGGAACCGCCGGGTTTCGCACCCACCCGTACCCCCTGGAATTTGGCTTACTCCGCCGGGGGATCGAGTGGGGGCGCGGGGGCAGCCGTAGCAGCGGGGCTCTGTGCCGTGGCACCGGGAACCGATGGCGGGGGATCAGTGCGAATTCCAGCGGCCTGTTGCGGATTAGTGGGCCTCAAGCCGTCGCGGGGGCGCGTCTCCTGTGCGCCGGTGGATGAGTATTTTAGTGGTTGCGTGGTCAGTGGCACCCTGGCCCGATCGGTGGCGGATGCAGCCGCATTACTAGACGTGTTGGCAGGCTATGAAGTCGGCGATCCCTATTGGTTGCCCAATCCCAACACCAGTTTTCTGGAAGCGACCCAGCACGACCCCGGAAAACTGCGCATTGGCTTTGCCACCCAGATCCCCCCCCTGGGAGACGCCTCAGCGGATTGCCGAGAGGCGGTGTTAAAAACTGCCCATCTGTTGGAGTCGATCGGCCATACTGTCGAACCGATGGAGTTCGGAGCGTTTGAATTTGGTGAGATGATTGAGCCCTTTCGTTTGGTGTGGCAAATCCATAGCGATGTGGGCATTCCAGGCATTTTTCTGGAAAAGGTGAACCGAGATCTTTGGTTCAAAGCTCAATTCTTCCGGGCAGGCAAGTATATTCAAGTGCGGCAACGGTTGTATGCGTTTGCACGGCGAGTCGTCCAGGTCTGTCAACCCTATGATCTGGTGGTGTTACCAACATTGATGTATCCCGACTTACAGGTAGGGGCTTGGAAACGACTGAGTGCCCAGCAAATCCTGCAAAAGGTGATCCATTGGATTGCCCCTTGTCCAGCCTTTAATGTCAGTGGGCAACCCGCGATCGCGCTACCCATGGGATTTACTCCAGCGGGAATTCCGGTGAGTGTACAACTCGTCGGTCGCCCAGCGGCTGAATCTAGCTTAATTGCCGTAGCAAGACAACTAGAAGCGATCGTAGATTGGCAACAACAGCGTCCAACGATCGCACTCTAAAGGTTCCAGTCAAACTCTAAAGGTTCCAGTCAATAGGACCTAGACCCATTTGAAAAAGGTTCTATGAATACGAGATCGCAACAGTGGATGACTCAGAATCTTAAGATTGCTTATTTTTAGAACTGAAGTCGATTCAAGGATGTCCGTTATATTTTTAAAAACGCATCTACTTCCTTTTGAAGGACGCATCTACGATCGCATGAGAGCAATTAATTCTGTAGAAGCACAGGGACTTGATCATCAGACTCAACTCCAAGCGTGTCTCAATTCATCCAGTGGAAACGGCCAATGAGGAATCCAGCAACATAAAGCATGGATTGCCACACTGACCCCAAAGATTCACGAATGAACCATAGATAAGAAAACTTGAATTCAACACCACCTGAATGAAGGAGGAATTAAAGAACTAAATGGTAATTAACGATCGATAAAACTGTCCGTATCAAAAGCTTCAATACACCCAAAATTCAATCCACAGAAGCCCCAAACATCTCTCCGAAGACAGAAAGAATTCCACCAATTAGCAGTCGTTAGTGATGAATTTGCCTAGGGTTATAGTGTAGAAGCGATAGGGGCTTTTATACTAGGCAAACAGATTAACCAGCAATCAACTGGTGATCAGTTGCTTCGTGATAGGCTAGGGTATTGATTATGGTATTAGCGACAATATTGCTAATTGGTTCATCAATGAAATTTTTCCGCGCTCTCAGTATCAAATCCAAGCTCATTGTAATGTTACTGATTGTCAGCGGGTGTTCCATTGGAATTACTGCATTTCTAGGATATCAAAGTGGTCGCGTCAATCTAACCAATCGTATCTTCAACCAACTCACTAGCCTCCGCGCATCCAAAGGCTATCAGATTGAGTCCTACCTCAGAACCCTGCGCTCCCATACCCAAGCCCTCAGTGCCGACTTAACTGTGATTGAAGCCCTGCAGCAATTCGATCGCGCCTACCAACAACTGGAACAAGCCCCCATCAGCCCAAAGGCACAACAGGAATTACGCCAATACTACAGCCGGGAATTCCTCCCCCGCCTCGCCAAAACGGAGCAAGGCACCCCCGTTCTCTCCGCCTACCTGCCGCCCAATCCCGCCGCCCAATATTTGCAGTATCACTACATTGCTAGCAATCGCAATCCCGTTGGCCAAAAACATCGTCTCGATACAGCCCCCGATGGCAGTGAATACAGCCGACTCCATAGCAAATATCACCCAATGTTTCGAGAAATTATTGAAAAATTTGGTTATTACGATCTATTTTTAATTAACCCATCGGGCAAAATTGTCTACACCGTTTACAAAGAAACCGACTTTAGCAGTGACCTAACCCAAGGAGCCTACAGCGAAACTAATTTGGCGCGGTTAGTCGCCACGGTGCGACAGGCCAAACAGAAAAACTACGCCCACATTATTGATTTTGCGGCCTATGCACCATCCTACGGAGCTGCTGCCGCCTTCATTGCCGTTCCCATCTTCAAGACAACCCAGCACAGTAGCGATCGGGATAGTGGCACTAGCAACAATGTGAATCCGGAAGGCTCCAATCAAGACATCAGCCAGTTATTTGCCGCAGAATTTCTGGGGGTCTTAGCCGTACAAATTCCCGTCAACGAAATCAACAGCGTCATGACCGGCAATCACAACTGGCAGCAGGATGGCCTAGGAAAAACTGGAGAGACCTATTTAGTCGGGGCCGATCGATTGATGCGATCACAGTCTCGCTTTCTCGTCGAAGATAGTGCCGGATACCTCAAGAAGCTTCAGGAGCTAGGTGCTTCTCCCACAACGCTCAAACGGATTGAAGCCTATAAAAGCACAATTCTAGAGCAAAGGGTCGATACCCGAGCCGTGAACGCAGCGCTGTATGGTAAGCAGGGTACAGAAATCATTCAAGATTACCGCGATGTTGCAGTGCTGAGTTCCTATGCTCCTTTGCGAATTGAAGGCTTGAATTGGGTCATTCTTTCGGAAATGGATTTAACAGAAGCCTATGAACCCATTTCTTCCTTTGCCTATCAAGTCCTCATTTCAGCAACTTTATTAATGTTGCTACTAACGTTATTAGCAATGGCGATCGCTAATTGGTTTATTCGTCCAATTCAGCGATTGATTAACTATGCCGCTACGATCGAATCCGGTGAGATTGACGCCGTGGCGGAGATTCATTCCCGGGATGAGTTTGGTCATTTAGCCCAGTCATTTAATGCAATGGTGCACAGTCTACGGGTGCAAACCCAATTAGTAGCGCAAAAAAGTCAAGAAAATGAACAACTGCTTCTCAGTCTGTTTCCCGATGCGATCGCGCGGCGACTCAAAAAGGGAGAGAAAGACATTGCAGAACAAATTCCCAATGTTGTTGTTGTTTTTGCAGAATTGACCGGGTTTGTGCAACTCACCGCCAATCTCACCACCCAAGAAAGCGTGACCTTGTTAAACGAGTTGGTCGAAGCTTTTGATAATGTTGGCGATCGCTATGGCATGGAAAAAATAAAAACCATGGGATATAGTTATCTCTCCGTCTGTGGCCTGTCCAATGCCTACCTAGATCACGATAAACGGGCGATTGACTTTGCCTTAGAAATGTTGACGATCCTAAGACGAGCCCAGGTAGACCATGGACTCATGCTGAATGTACGCATTGGGATTAATGCGGGGGATGTGGTGGCAGGAATTGTGGGTAAACATCGCTTCATCTACGACGTTTGGGGCGACACAATTAATATTGCCAGTACCTTGCGATCGGCCTGTCCCGCTGGGGCAATGCTCGTGGCTCCCGCGATTTACGAGCGACTCAAAGATCTCTACGCCTTTGAACCCGCAGAACTCGTCGAACTGGCCCACAATCAACACTTAGTGGCGTGGCGACTCAAACATCCCGCCGCCGTCGGATAATTCCACTACGATCGCGCAGCCTCCAGATCTGATTCACGCTTGCTTGTTGACCCAATTACTCGACTTAACCCAATTACTCGACGACAACACTGATTGATCACGTTCTCTTACACAGACTCACCTTCCCGGTTTTCTTTTGTCCTCAAGAATCAATATGCAATTCGTTCCTGATTCGGTTTTGCTTTGGTCGTTAGCCTTGGTCATCGGCTTTCCTTGCTTAGTGATTCTGCTGGGGGAAGCAATCCAGCGCCAATCGCGACGCCGCCCCGAATTAACCAAAACCTTGGAAATTTTCCGTAATATTGTTTTACCCATCCTCGCAGGACTGTTATTTACCGAGCATGTTTTGCGGTGGAATCCGGACGATCGTCACTTTAAGATTTTAGCGACCTTGTTCTGGATTGCAATATTACATGGTTCCTTGTCGTTACTGAACGCGCTGTTGTTTGAAAAGGCCAGCGAAAATACTTGGCGATCGCGGGTTCCCAAGCTTCTGATCGACCTCTCCCGCTTGGTGTTAATTGTGGTAGGGGCTGCCTTTGTATCAGCAGTCGTGTGGAATGCTGATTTGGCCGGGGTCGCAACGGCGCTGGGGGTCAGTTCGATCGTCCTAGGCTTGGCGTTGCAGGATACCTTAGGCAGCATCATGTCTGGAATTGCCCTGCTCTTTGAACGGCCCTTTGCCGTGGGCAATTGGTTGCGGGTGGGCGATGTGGTTGGTCAGGTGTTGGATATGAATTGGCGATCGGTGCGGTTGTTGACGCTGGAGGGGCATTTGATTGTCATTCCCCATCGCTTGATTAGCAATGAAGTCATCCGCAACTACAGCCAGCCTCAAGAACTCCATGCCGAACGGATACAAATTGGCTTTTCCTATAACGATCCGCCCAATCAAGTCATTCAAGCCCTCCAGGAACTTGCGATTTCCACCCCCGGCATCTTGAGCCACCCTGCACCCCAAGTCTTTACGCTCCAGTACGCAGACTCCGCAATTACCTATGAAATTAAGTTCTACATTGCAGACTATGGAGCAGTGGAAAGCATTCGCAGTCAATTAATGACCCGTCTTTGGTACATTGCCCAACGTAATCAGTTTTCCATTCCCTTTCCCATTCGCACACTGTATCACTACCATGGCCCCACAACGACTCAGCAGGCCGATCGACGTAAATTGGACGATCGCTTACAAAAGATTCCACCCTATATTCCCCTAGAACGCCCCGCAACGGGCCTCGAGGCCGGAATACGATTGCAACATTTTGGCCGAGGTGAACGAGTGATTGTCCAAGGGAAAATGAGTGATCACTTGTACATCATTGTCTCTGGTCAAAGCTGCATGACTTATACCGATGGTCAAGGACAGGAGCATGAGGTGATGTTGCTGCACCCTGGGGACTTTTTTGGGGTGATGGCATTGTTTTCAGATGAGATGAGTCCAGTCACGATCGCGGCGTTAAGTGATTTGGAGGTGATGGCTTTGACATTGGCCATGGTGAATCAGATGATCGATCGGCAGCCCAGTTTTGCCCGAGAAATTGCCCAAGTCCAAGATATTCAGCAACGAGCCTTAGATGCCATGCGACGAGAACGATAGATCTCCCTGAGCCACAGATCTCCCTGGGCCACAGATCTCCCCAGGCCACTACGGTAGATTCCCTGGAATCGATGCCCTCTAAGCCAAAGATTCGCCTAAGATAGGAACGATCGCCCCTCCGCGATCGACCTGTTCCTTTGCGCTAGAGTACCGATCTGCCGTGGTTTCTCCGTCCTCCCGCCCTAATCCCCAAGACACCCACCTCAACCGTGCCCGTGCTAGTCTCCGGCAAACCGTTGTCACCTATTCCCAGCATCTGCGATCGGCCAAAAAGCGCATTCCTAATCCGGGACTGGAAGTGCAGTTGGAAAAAGAACTGGCCCAACTGACTACCACGCTCAACAAGATTGACAATTACGTCGTGCGGATTGCGGTCTTTGGCCTAGTTAGTCGCGGCAAGTCAGCGGTCCTCAATGCACTCCTCGGCGAAAAAGTCCTGGAAACCGGGCCGATTAATGGCGTGACCCAAAAGCCTCGGGTGATTGAATGGACGCCCAAAGGTGGCTTTGTGCCCACGGAAAGTGCCTTGACCGCCCAGAATACCAGCAAGGTGCAAATTGAACTGATCGATACGCCTGGGTTAGATGAGGTGGATGGTCAAACCCGCGCAGAGATGGCTCGGGATGTATCCCAACAGGTGGATTTAATTCTTTTTATCATTGCTGGAGATATTACCCGCACCGAATTCAAAGCACTCTGCGATTTGCGCAAGGCTCAAAAACCGTTGCTGTTAGTGTTTAACAAAATTGATCTCTACCCCGATCGTCACCGTGAGGAAATCTATGAAAGCTTGTTAAGCATGGAGGGGTATGTGGGGGAGAGCCAACCATTGCGGCAGTTGCTATCTCAAGATGAAATTGTTCTGATTGCCGCCGATCCGGCTCCCATGCAAGTTCGGGTTGAGCACACCGACGGTAGCGTGAGCTATGAATGGGAAAAGTTGCCACCCCAAATTGATGAATTGAAAATCAAAATTCTGACCCTGCTCAATCGCGAGGGGCGATCGCTCTTGGCGTTGAATGCCCTCACCCAAGCACGGGATGCCGAACTCCGCATGGCCGAACGAATTGTCAGCGCCCGCAATGCCGAAGCGGAGTCATTAATTTGGAAATTTACAAGG
Coding sequences within it:
- a CDS encoding DUF697 domain-containing protein — encoded protein: MVSPSSRPNPQDTHLNRARASLRQTVVTYSQHLRSAKKRIPNPGLEVQLEKELAQLTTTLNKIDNYVVRIAVFGLVSRGKSAVLNALLGEKVLETGPINGVTQKPRVIEWTPKGGFVPTESALTAQNTSKVQIELIDTPGLDEVDGQTRAEMARDVSQQVDLILFIIAGDITRTEFKALCDLRKAQKPLLLVFNKIDLYPDRHREEIYESLLSMEGYVGESQPLRQLLSQDEIVLIAADPAPMQVRVEHTDGSVSYEWEKLPPQIDELKIKILTLLNREGRSLLALNALTQARDAELRMAERIVSARNAEAESLIWKFTRYKAIAVAANPVPLLDWLGGTVADLMLIRELANLYGFPLTRYEAGKLLTTIVASSGGMLLSEICSGIFLGAGKTVSAITAAENPPGLGAYAGVAVAQAGIAGYGAYAVGRAAQAYLERGCTWGDRGASTVIQEILNQVEPNTIIWRIRQELM
- a CDS encoding adenylate/guanylate cyclase domain-containing protein; translated protein: MLLIVSGCSIGITAFLGYQSGRVNLTNRIFNQLTSLRASKGYQIESYLRTLRSHTQALSADLTVIEALQQFDRAYQQLEQAPISPKAQQELRQYYSREFLPRLAKTEQGTPVLSAYLPPNPAAQYLQYHYIASNRNPVGQKHRLDTAPDGSEYSRLHSKYHPMFREIIEKFGYYDLFLINPSGKIVYTVYKETDFSSDLTQGAYSETNLARLVATVRQAKQKNYAHIIDFAAYAPSYGAAAAFIAVPIFKTTQHSSDRDSGTSNNVNPEGSNQDISQLFAAEFLGVLAVQIPVNEINSVMTGNHNWQQDGLGKTGETYLVGADRLMRSQSRFLVEDSAGYLKKLQELGASPTTLKRIEAYKSTILEQRVDTRAVNAALYGKQGTEIIQDYRDVAVLSSYAPLRIEGLNWVILSEMDLTEAYEPISSFAYQVLISATLLMLLLTLLAMAIANWFIRPIQRLINYAATIESGEIDAVAEIHSRDEFGHLAQSFNAMVHSLRVQTQLVAQKSQENEQLLLSLFPDAIARRLKKGEKDIAEQIPNVVVVFAELTGFVQLTANLTTQESVTLLNELVEAFDNVGDRYGMEKIKTMGYSYLSVCGLSNAYLDHDKRAIDFALEMLTILRRAQVDHGLMLNVRIGINAGDVVAGIVGKHRFIYDVWGDTINIASTLRSACPAGAMLVAPAIYERLKDLYAFEPAELVELAHNQHLVAWRLKHPAAVG
- a CDS encoding amidase codes for the protein MNPTDLAFTSALEQARLIREKVISPLELTQLYLDRIERLDPQLGAFFHVAAEQALQDAQAKTEQITQCSADLPPFFGVPTGIKDLNSVKDMPCCYGVRLLRNRIAAQDDLVTTKMKQAGFVILGKTSTSQLGALPYVEPPGFAPTRTPWNLAYSAGGSSGGAGAAVAAGLCAVAPGTDGGGSVRIPAACCGLVGLKPSRGRVSCAPVDEYFSGCVVSGTLARSVADAAALLDVLAGYEVGDPYWLPNPNTSFLEATQHDPGKLRIGFATQIPPLGDASADCREAVLKTAHLLESIGHTVEPMEFGAFEFGEMIEPFRLVWQIHSDVGIPGIFLEKVNRDLWFKAQFFRAGKYIQVRQRLYAFARRVVQVCQPYDLVVLPTLMYPDLQVGAWKRLSAQQILQKVIHWIAPCPAFNVSGQPAIALPMGFTPAGIPVSVQLVGRPAAESSLIAVARQLEAIVDWQQQRPTIAL
- the moaA gene encoding GTP 3',8-cyclase MoaA, giving the protein MNRIDYLRISLVDRCNFRCTYCMPEDADIQYAPSPQLLTPAELLILLRGVFLPLGFTRFRLTGGEPLIHPQVVELVRSIAQWPETQDLSMTTNGFLLAAKAQDLYDAGLRRLNISLDSLEPDIFDRIIGNRGPSRWSAVWDGIQAAYRVGFNPLKLNVVVIPGVNDHEILDLAALTIDRDWHVRFIEFMPIGNHDLFHDRGWINSEDLRQRIRDRWGLATGQVRGNGPADIFQIPGAKGTVGFISQMSECFCDRCNRMRLSADGWLRPCLLNEMGQIDLRSQLRQGIEIEHLREQVKALLDLKPEINYKLRESGTTGLYTRTMSQIGG
- a CDS encoding mechanosensitive ion channel family protein, translating into MQFVPDSVLLWSLALVIGFPCLVILLGEAIQRQSRRRPELTKTLEIFRNIVLPILAGLLFTEHVLRWNPDDRHFKILATLFWIAILHGSLSLLNALLFEKASENTWRSRVPKLLIDLSRLVLIVVGAAFVSAVVWNADLAGVATALGVSSIVLGLALQDTLGSIMSGIALLFERPFAVGNWLRVGDVVGQVLDMNWRSVRLLTLEGHLIVIPHRLISNEVIRNYSQPQELHAERIQIGFSYNDPPNQVIQALQELAISTPGILSHPAPQVFTLQYADSAITYEIKFYIADYGAVESIRSQLMTRLWYIAQRNQFSIPFPIRTLYHYHGPTTTQQADRRKLDDRLQKIPPYIPLERPATGLEAGIRLQHFGRGERVIVQGKMSDHLYIIVSGQSCMTYTDGQGQEHEVMLLHPGDFFGVMALFSDEMSPVTIAALSDLEVMALTLAMVNQMIDRQPSFAREIAQVQDIQQRALDAMRRER